In a single window of the Lineus longissimus chromosome 4, tnLinLong1.2, whole genome shotgun sequence genome:
- the LOC135486528 gene encoding serine/threonine-protein kinase Sgk1-like, with translation MSESPQVQSPRTKAKGASVLISDTETWEKHKKFTVYKVVVQQFGKAWFIFRRYNEFHVLYDKLKKTFPHAHLKLPGKKLFGNMDPEFIKQRREGLHEFIQKLLDSEEICKVPEVRVFLSLDNPRNVDDDDNSLEDTGDMVIDDPVNLGPTEQVSVRPSDFNFRKVIGKGSFGKVFLATQKSDERVFAVKVLQKKAILKRNEVKHIMAERNVLLKNLKHPFLVGLHYSFQTPDKLYFVLDYVNGGELFFHLQRERYFPESRAKFYAAEIASAIGYLHNQDIIYRDLKPENILLDSQGHVVLTDFGLCKEGIEKMGTTSTFCGTPEYLAPEVLRKQPYDRTVDWWCLGAVLYEMMYGLPPFYSRDTAEMYDNILYKPLRLRTNVSLQGRNILEGLLQKEKEYRLGAAHDFDDIRGHVFFSSINWTDLDTRKIQPPYNPNVQDPMDLKHFDREFVREPVPASVGKTVDSNKMVSASVLEADDAFEGFSYVPPSEDAFEYNS, from the exons ATGAGCGAATCACCACAGGTCCAGTCCCCCAGGACCAAGGCCAAAGGCGCCAGTGTTCTCATCTCGGACACAGAGACATGGGAGAAACACAAAAAATTCACT GTGTATAAAgttgtagtgcagcaatttggCAAGGCTTGGTTCATCTTTAGGCGATACAATGAGTTCCATGTACTCTATGATAAG TTAAAAAAGACGTTTCCACACGCTCATCTTAAGTTACCTGGGAAGAAGTTGTTTGGGAACATGGATCCCGAGTTCATCAAGCAACGACGAGAGGGTCTTCATGAATTCATTCAAAAGCTGTTAGATAGCGAAGAGATATGCAAAGT TCCAGAGGTGCGTGTCTTCCTCAGTCTTGACAATCCTAGAAAtgtggatgatgatgacaacagcCTTGAAGATACAGGAGACATG GTGATAGATGACCCAGTCAATCTTGGTCCAACTGAGCAAGTGTC CGTTCGTCCAAGTGACTTTAATTTCCGGAAAGTAATCGGAAAGGGAAGTTTTGGCAAG GTTTTCCTTGCCACGCAAAAGAGTGACGAGAGGGTATTTGCTGTCAAAGTTCTCCAGAAGAAGGCCATATTGAAACGTAACGAAGTGAAACACATCATGGCGGAGAGAAACGTGTTGCTCAAGAACCTTAAACATCCATTCCTTGTCGGCTTACATTATTCATTCCAGACGCCCGATAAGCTGTATTTTGTATTGGATTATGTTAATGGTGGAGAG CTGTTCTTCCACTTGCAAAGAGAACGATACTTCCCAGAATCCCGTGCCAAGTTCTACGCAGCTGAAATCGCCAGTGCCATTGGTTATCTTCATAACCAGGATATCATCTACCG TGACTTGAAGCCGGAAAACATTCTACTCGATTCACAG GGCCATGTTGTTCTGACTGATTTCGGGTTGTGCAAAGAAGGCATAGAAAAGATGGGAACAACTTCAACATTCTGTGGAACGCCAGAG TACCTGGCTCCTGAAGTTCTTAGGAAGCAGCCGTATGACCGAACCGTTGACTGGTGGTGCTTGGGTGCAGTTTTGTACGAGATGATGTATGGATTG CCTCCATTTTACAGTCGCGACACTGCTGAAATGTACGACAACATTCTTTACAAACCTCTCCGCCTTAGGACCAATGTCTCACTGCAGGGAAGGAACATTCTAGAGGGG cttcTGCAGAAAGAGAAAGAGTATCGCCTCGGTGCCGCGCACGACTTTGATGACATCAGAGGTCATGTGTTCTTCAGTAGCATCAACTGGACTGACCTGGATACAAGGAAGATTCAGCCTCCATACAATCCCAATGTG CAAGACCCTATGGACCTGAAACACTTCGACAGAGAATTCGTCAGAGAGCCTGTCCCAG cGTCGGTTGGCAAGACGGTTGATAGCAACAAGATGGTTAGTGCTAGCGTGCTGGAAGCAGACGACGCATTTGAGGGGTTCTCTTACGTGCCGCCGTCCGAGGATGCATTTGAATATAATAGCTAG